A window of the Tenebrio molitor chromosome 1, icTenMoli1.1, whole genome shotgun sequence genome harbors these coding sequences:
- the LOC138124022 gene encoding probable pyruvate dehydrogenase E1 component subunit alpha, mitochondrial isoform X2 encodes MKNIVYKRIINKALGLISASKNNYATESSFETKPFRLHNLEQGPGTNVSLTRDDALKYYNEMHTVRRMETSAGNLYKEKIIRGFCHLYSGQEAVAVGIKAALRSHDAVITAYRAHGWSHLMGVDPLGVLAELTGRQSGCARGKGGSMHMYTKNFYGGNGIVGAQVPLGVGIALAAQYKGTDGVCVALYGDGAANQGQVFEVFNMAKLWHIPCIFVCENNGYGMGTSAARAAANTAYYTRGDVIPGIWIDGMDVLAVREAARFAVEHCATGKGPIVLEAATYRYSGHSMSDPGTSYRTRDEIQEVRQTRDPITSFKEKIITANLVTADELKTIDQEIRSVVDDATKKAKADKEIPLEELTADIYSLPLENQVRNIGPFDPLSHKRIGKAVNFK; translated from the exons ATGAAGAATATAGTTTATAAGCGTATTATAAAT AAAGCTTTGGGTCTGATTTCCGCCTCCAAAAACAATTATGCCACAGAGTCGTCATTTGAAACCAAA CCCTTCCGTTTGCACAATTTAGAGCAGGGTCCCGGGACGAACGTCAGCCTCACCAGGGATGACGCCCTCAAGTACTATAACGAAATGCACACCGTCCGCAGGATGGAAACAAGCGCGGGTAATTTGTACAAAGAAAAGATTATTCGCGGCTTTTGCCATCTATACTCCGGTCAAGAGGCCGTCGCGGTCGGCATCAAGGCCGCTCTGCGCTCCCACGATGCCGTGATCACCGCGTACAGAGCCCACGGCTGGAGCCACTTAATGGGCGTTGACCCCTTGGGGGTTCTTGCGGAACTGACCGGACGACAATCTGGCTGTGCTAGGGGGAAAGGTGGTTCGATGCACATGTACACCAAGAACTTCTACGGTGGAAATGGTATCGTAGGGGCTCAG GTGCCACTAGGTGTAGGAATAGCTCTGGCAGCTCAGTACAAAGGGACAGATGGCGTATGCGTCGCTCTGTACGGAGATGGCGCGGCTAATCAAGGTCAAGTGTTTGAAGTCTTCAACATGGCTAAATTATGGCACATCCCGTGCATTTTCGTTTGCGAAAATAACGGATATGGCATGGgtacgagcgcagcgagagcTGCGGCGAATACGGCGTATTATACAAGAGGTGACGTCATTCCCGGGATATGGATTGACGGTATGGATGTTCTGGCAGTACGGGAGGCAGCTCGGTTTGCCGTTGAACACTGCGCAACTGGCAAAGGCCCAATAGTATTAGAGGCCGCCACCTACAG GTACTCGGGTCACTCGATGTCAGATCCAGGAACTAGTTACCGAACACGCGACGAGATCCAAGAAGTGCGTCAAACGCGAGACCCGATTACTTCCTTTAAAGAGAAAATTATCACCGCAAACCTGGTCACAGCTGACGAATTGAAG ACTATCGATCAAGAAATCAGGAGTGTAGTTGACGATGCCACGAAGAAAGCAAAGGCTGACAAAGAAATTCCTCTGGAAGAATTGACTGCTGATATTTATTCGCTTCCTTTAGAAAACCAAGTAAGAAATATCGGTCCTTTCGATCCACTGTCGCACAAAAGAATCGGAAAAGCCGTTAATTTTAAGTAA
- the LOC138124022 gene encoding probable pyruvate dehydrogenase E1 component subunit alpha, mitochondrial isoform X1, translated as MLPTCARSFGKKVLSHKKALGLISASKNNYATESSFETKPFRLHNLEQGPGTNVSLTRDDALKYYNEMHTVRRMETSAGNLYKEKIIRGFCHLYSGQEAVAVGIKAALRSHDAVITAYRAHGWSHLMGVDPLGVLAELTGRQSGCARGKGGSMHMYTKNFYGGNGIVGAQVPLGVGIALAAQYKGTDGVCVALYGDGAANQGQVFEVFNMAKLWHIPCIFVCENNGYGMGTSAARAAANTAYYTRGDVIPGIWIDGMDVLAVREAARFAVEHCATGKGPIVLEAATYRYSGHSMSDPGTSYRTRDEIQEVRQTRDPITSFKEKIITANLVTADELKTIDQEIRSVVDDATKKAKADKEIPLEELTADIYSLPLENQVRNIGPFDPLSHKRIGKAVNFK; from the exons aTGTTACCGACCTGTGCAAGATCTTTTGGTAAAAAAGTTTTAAGTCATAAA AAAGCTTTGGGTCTGATTTCCGCCTCCAAAAACAATTATGCCACAGAGTCGTCATTTGAAACCAAA CCCTTCCGTTTGCACAATTTAGAGCAGGGTCCCGGGACGAACGTCAGCCTCACCAGGGATGACGCCCTCAAGTACTATAACGAAATGCACACCGTCCGCAGGATGGAAACAAGCGCGGGTAATTTGTACAAAGAAAAGATTATTCGCGGCTTTTGCCATCTATACTCCGGTCAAGAGGCCGTCGCGGTCGGCATCAAGGCCGCTCTGCGCTCCCACGATGCCGTGATCACCGCGTACAGAGCCCACGGCTGGAGCCACTTAATGGGCGTTGACCCCTTGGGGGTTCTTGCGGAACTGACCGGACGACAATCTGGCTGTGCTAGGGGGAAAGGTGGTTCGATGCACATGTACACCAAGAACTTCTACGGTGGAAATGGTATCGTAGGGGCTCAG GTGCCACTAGGTGTAGGAATAGCTCTGGCAGCTCAGTACAAAGGGACAGATGGCGTATGCGTCGCTCTGTACGGAGATGGCGCGGCTAATCAAGGTCAAGTGTTTGAAGTCTTCAACATGGCTAAATTATGGCACATCCCGTGCATTTTCGTTTGCGAAAATAACGGATATGGCATGGgtacgagcgcagcgagagcTGCGGCGAATACGGCGTATTATACAAGAGGTGACGTCATTCCCGGGATATGGATTGACGGTATGGATGTTCTGGCAGTACGGGAGGCAGCTCGGTTTGCCGTTGAACACTGCGCAACTGGCAAAGGCCCAATAGTATTAGAGGCCGCCACCTACAG GTACTCGGGTCACTCGATGTCAGATCCAGGAACTAGTTACCGAACACGCGACGAGATCCAAGAAGTGCGTCAAACGCGAGACCCGATTACTTCCTTTAAAGAGAAAATTATCACCGCAAACCTGGTCACAGCTGACGAATTGAAG ACTATCGATCAAGAAATCAGGAGTGTAGTTGACGATGCCACGAAGAAAGCAAAGGCTGACAAAGAAATTCCTCTGGAAGAATTGACTGCTGATATTTATTCGCTTCCTTTAGAAAACCAAGTAAGAAATATCGGTCCTTTCGATCCACTGTCGCACAAAAGAATCGGAAAAGCCGTTAATTTTAAGTAA